One Fibrobacter sp. UWB10 DNA segment encodes these proteins:
- a CDS encoding BamA/TamA family outer membrane protein, giving the protein MKLFNTIIVCLALTVFARAADSTAVSSDTTTRDNFQRFSVLPFGAYTEETKIQYGAVFVLFFRPFQDGVNISSMDFIARGTTRGQFQFQYAPNIWLLGDHLHIPAKLNLNKWQYSLFERGARGDFEPVDEYKSTFVYSRIPFEMNFGIPNNIPLRYGVVLEGEARNNELGDDVPKNYQDGFYLGGGYLFVLDKKDNDNWPTKGYYASFEEIFFGGDFSFHTETLDARFYASLFWETSIALGLYAKQSRGDNVPLGRLSGPDGTKRFRGVESGIWSDTQALIWQMELRRPLFWRFAGVIFGETLQSAPYFSELFKRQVHYAVGFGGRLALNKTEKLHARGDISLVDGKHIGITIDLRESF; this is encoded by the coding sequence ATGAAGTTGTTCAACACCATTATCGTGTGCCTTGCACTTACCGTTTTCGCACGCGCCGCAGACAGCACGGCCGTTTCTAGCGACACGACAACCAGAGACAACTTCCAACGATTCTCGGTACTGCCCTTTGGCGCCTACACTGAAGAAACCAAAATCCAATATGGTGCGGTATTCGTCTTATTCTTCAGACCATTCCAAGACGGAGTAAATATTTCTTCGATGGACTTTATCGCACGCGGAACCACGCGCGGACAGTTCCAATTCCAGTACGCCCCGAACATTTGGCTACTCGGCGACCACTTGCACATTCCCGCAAAACTCAACTTGAACAAGTGGCAATACTCGCTGTTTGAACGAGGCGCCCGCGGAGATTTTGAACCGGTTGACGAATACAAGAGCACCTTTGTCTACAGCCGCATTCCCTTCGAAATGAACTTCGGCATTCCGAACAACATTCCTTTGCGCTACGGCGTTGTATTAGAAGGCGAAGCCCGCAACAACGAACTCGGCGACGATGTTCCCAAGAATTATCAAGACGGCTTTTATTTGGGCGGTGGCTACCTGTTTGTTCTCGACAAAAAAGACAACGACAACTGGCCTACCAAAGGCTACTACGCAAGCTTCGAAGAAATCTTTTTCGGCGGAGACTTTAGCTTCCATACCGAAACGCTCGACGCCAGGTTCTATGCATCCCTGTTTTGGGAAACCTCCATCGCACTTGGGCTTTACGCAAAACAAAGCCGCGGCGACAACGTTCCTCTCGGACGCCTTTCAGGCCCCGACGGCACCAAGCGTTTCCGCGGCGTAGAATCCGGCATTTGGAGCGACACACAGGCCCTAATTTGGCAAATGGAACTCCGCCGTCCGCTTTTCTGGCGATTCGCCGGCGTTATCTTTGGCGAAACCTTGCAATCGGCGCCCTACTTTAGCGAGCTCTTCAAACGGCAAGTGCATTACGCCGTTGGCTTTGGCGGGCGTCTCGCGCTCAACAAAACGGAAAAGCTACACGCCCGCGGAGACATTTCGCTTGTCGACGGCAAGCATATCGGCATTACGATTGACTTGAGAGAATCGTTCTAG
- a CDS encoding phosphoribosylaminoimidazolesuccinocarboxamide synthase, with protein MSLKFETPITEVPLFHQGKVRDMYDLGDSFLMVASDRLSAFDVVLPTPIPGKGKILNQLSLFWFKHLGMKNHLITADVNEYPAVLKKHADYLRGRSMIVKKANRHSVECIVRGYIVGSGWKDYQKTGKICGHVLPEGLQLCQKLEKPLYTPSTKPDVGHDENISFEQTFDIVGEKVATTLRDMSLDIYTKARDYAASKGIILADTKFEFGEIDGETILIDEVLTPDSSRYWPADKYQVGKNQESFDKQYVRDWLETLDWGKTYPGPEIPPEVVKNTLAKYEEIFVRLTGKQPEL; from the coding sequence ATGAGCTTAAAATTCGAAACCCCCATTACCGAAGTTCCGCTGTTCCACCAGGGTAAAGTACGTGACATGTACGACCTGGGCGACAGTTTCCTGATGGTCGCCAGCGACCGTCTTTCCGCTTTTGACGTGGTGCTCCCCACCCCGATTCCTGGTAAGGGCAAAATCCTCAACCAGCTTTCGCTGTTCTGGTTCAAGCACCTCGGCATGAAGAACCACCTCATCACCGCCGACGTGAACGAATACCCGGCCGTGCTCAAGAAGCACGCCGACTACCTCCGCGGCCGTTCCATGATCGTGAAGAAGGCTAACCGCCATTCCGTGGAATGCATCGTGCGCGGATACATCGTGGGTTCTGGCTGGAAGGACTACCAGAAGACCGGTAAGATCTGCGGTCACGTTCTCCCCGAAGGCCTGCAGCTCTGCCAGAAGCTCGAAAAGCCGCTCTACACGCCGAGCACCAAGCCCGACGTTGGTCACGACGAAAACATCAGCTTCGAACAGACTTTCGATATCGTTGGCGAAAAGGTTGCAACGACGCTCCGTGACATGTCCCTCGACATCTACACGAAGGCCCGCGACTACGCAGCCTCCAAGGGCATCATCCTCGCTGACACCAAGTTCGAATTCGGTGAAATCGATGGCGAAACCATCTTGATCGACGAAGTGCTAACTCCGGACTCCAGCCGCTACTGGCCGGCAGACAAGTACCAGGTGGGCAAGAACCAGGAAAGCTTCGACAAGCAGTACGTTCGCGACTGGCTCGAAACTCTCGACTGGGGCAAGACCTATCCGGGTCCAGAAATTCCGCCTGAAGTCGTGAAGAATACGCTCGCCAAGTACGAAGAAATCTTCGTGCGCCTCACCGGCAAGCAACCCGAACTTTAA
- the mqnE gene encoding aminofutalosine synthase MqnE, with translation MARLTEAEALDLFLNAPLDELCARANAEKERRHGKSVYWVNNRQINYTNVCVLHCKFCAFSKIKKDSPTAYDWDYDTIRNKAAEAIAGGARELHIVGGLHPDHPFDYYIEMLRKLRVEFPKVNLKAFTAVEICHFAKISGQTPLQIMSTLKEAGLDALPGGGAEILVQDVRDQICPGKETGEEWLDVHRAAHKIGIPTNATMLFGHIEKIEDRIAHMKMLRDLQDEAPGFFAFIPLVYHPEHNALHKIVPNITSEEDVLRTVAVARLFLDNFPHIKAYWIQMGIETAMKALHAGASDLDGTIIEEKITHAAGATVPVGMSPERMKSLILNESLEPVERDALYERFS, from the coding sequence ATGGCACGCCTGACCGAAGCCGAAGCTCTAGACTTGTTTTTAAACGCCCCGCTCGACGAACTCTGTGCCCGCGCAAATGCCGAAAAGGAACGCAGGCACGGCAAATCCGTGTATTGGGTGAACAATCGCCAGATCAACTACACCAACGTGTGCGTGTTGCACTGCAAGTTCTGCGCGTTTTCTAAAATCAAGAAAGACAGCCCCACCGCTTACGATTGGGACTACGATACCATTCGTAACAAGGCTGCCGAAGCAATTGCGGGCGGCGCCCGCGAATTGCACATTGTAGGCGGTCTGCATCCGGATCACCCGTTCGATTACTACATCGAAATGCTGCGCAAGCTGCGCGTGGAATTTCCGAAGGTGAACTTGAAGGCGTTTACCGCCGTGGAAATTTGCCACTTCGCGAAAATTTCAGGTCAGACTCCGCTGCAGATTATGAGCACGCTGAAAGAAGCAGGCCTTGATGCTCTGCCCGGTGGCGGTGCCGAAATTCTAGTGCAAGATGTTCGCGACCAGATTTGCCCGGGCAAGGAAACTGGCGAAGAATGGCTCGACGTTCACCGCGCAGCCCACAAGATTGGAATTCCGACGAATGCGACCATGCTGTTTGGCCACATCGAGAAGATTGAAGACCGTATTGCCCACATGAAAATGCTGCGCGATTTGCAGGACGAAGCTCCGGGCTTTTTCGCCTTCATTCCGCTGGTATACCATCCAGAACATAATGCGTTGCACAAGATTGTTCCGAATATCACCAGCGAAGAAGACGTTTTGCGCACGGTCGCTGTCGCAAGACTTTTTCTCGACAACTTCCCGCACATTAAGGCGTACTGGATTCAGATGGGAATTGAGACCGCGATGAAGGCGCTCCACGCCGGCGCGTCGGATTTGGACGGTACGATTATCGAAGAGAAGATTACGCACGCCGCCGGCGCCACGGTTCCCGTGGGCATGAGCCCCGAGCGCATGAAGAGCCTTATCTTGAACGAAAGCTTGGAACCGGTCGAACGCGATGCACTATACGAACGATTTTCTTAA
- a CDS encoding M23 family metallopeptidase, with the protein MDTTILNKLAKITRKGMFLGTMASFAMMPSTFAAECNEKTMDAFAYEDCIKAQSGEKVSNDNFGASAEANKVNNADGMAQKKVLKADEPTYRPFDRDAYLTSSFGENRGTRYHAGFDYSTQMEEGWPIYAPEDGKVVELRVSPFHYGKLMLFKGNSGKTWAFAHQSSFGKLDDQIIKKQYASKKNDVTIKTNASYKKGDTLTFSGSTGIGNPHLHLEVRLDNDRIVNPVQAGVVITDTLAPQIFGIAVWQGNHLAVTNPEAINKGCVETPVKNEFNLSMAVKIADYSREPKDNPMSIRRLTVWRYDEKIFEEILDTLRYSKMSLIRDQLLWAEEADTAGDWHFVNAKLAPLSTYTVEAEDFSGNKVSKKFTFHPRCKSDKPMQLYKDQASPLFTFLSRPMLDLFRCKNGMKFTAMTGDQIIEEDMCKAFKPAPITIGRLLEIYPEMTSIHYTADSRSTGDGVAADASIELYAFNQYQRSVNWSTKVGNVGITQKLTGIPTGRDTTKKILAVTRTHTDSLDYFEFHPKGMQLGNWTVCIDNPENNQPLYWLGETTRNWFYFSKQTKGKNRCATMNEIRDIANIENTEAPTLGFPYWSDMMISGVRQPALKIPVLFKYDGIPDGNAITVQVGKKWVAAEYDSEPREIVIEGAQLPEEGSFTIKIVDEAGHKASYNVDIPEM; encoded by the coding sequence ATGGATACTACAATCTTGAACAAACTCGCTAAAATCACCCGCAAGGGAATGTTCTTGGGTACTATGGCAAGTTTCGCCATGATGCCTTCCACATTTGCCGCCGAATGCAACGAAAAGACCATGGACGCCTTCGCTTACGAAGACTGTATCAAGGCCCAATCCGGCGAAAAAGTATCTAACGACAACTTCGGTGCAAGCGCCGAAGCGAACAAAGTCAATAACGCCGACGGCATGGCGCAAAAGAAGGTTCTTAAAGCAGACGAACCGACTTACCGCCCGTTCGACCGCGACGCTTACCTGACATCGAGCTTTGGCGAGAACCGTGGCACGCGTTACCACGCAGGCTTTGACTATTCCACACAAATGGAAGAAGGCTGGCCCATTTACGCACCCGAAGACGGCAAGGTTGTAGAACTTCGAGTTTCTCCGTTCCACTACGGAAAGCTAATGCTCTTCAAGGGCAACAGCGGCAAGACCTGGGCATTCGCACACCAAAGCAGCTTTGGCAAGCTCGATGACCAGATTATCAAGAAACAGTATGCCTCCAAGAAGAACGACGTCACTATCAAGACGAACGCTAGCTACAAGAAGGGCGACACGCTCACCTTCTCGGGCAGCACCGGCATTGGTAACCCGCACTTGCACTTGGAAGTTCGTTTGGACAACGACCGCATCGTGAACCCCGTGCAGGCAGGCGTCGTAATTACCGACACTTTGGCACCGCAGATTTTCGGCATTGCCGTGTGGCAGGGCAACCACCTCGCCGTCACGAACCCGGAAGCCATCAACAAGGGCTGCGTCGAAACTCCGGTGAAAAACGAATTCAACTTGAGCATGGCCGTAAAGATTGCAGACTACAGCCGCGAGCCCAAGGACAATCCGATGTCTATACGCCGTCTTACAGTGTGGCGTTACGACGAAAAGATTTTTGAAGAAATTCTCGACACCCTGCGCTACAGCAAGATGTCCTTGATTCGCGACCAGCTCCTGTGGGCCGAAGAAGCAGACACCGCCGGCGACTGGCATTTTGTGAACGCCAAGCTCGCTCCGCTTTCGACCTACACCGTCGAAGCCGAAGACTTTAGCGGAAACAAGGTCAGCAAGAAGTTCACGTTCCACCCGCGCTGCAAGAGCGACAAGCCCATGCAGTTGTACAAGGATCAGGCTTCCCCGCTGTTCACGTTCCTTAGCCGTCCGATGCTTGACTTGTTCCGCTGCAAGAACGGCATGAAATTTACCGCCATGACCGGCGACCAAATTATTGAAGAAGACATGTGTAAGGCATTCAAGCCCGCACCGATTACGATTGGCCGCCTGCTTGAAATCTACCCCGAAATGACAAGCATCCACTACACCGCTGACTCTCGTTCTACGGGCGACGGCGTCGCAGCCGATGCAAGCATTGAACTCTACGCCTTCAACCAGTACCAGAGAAGCGTAAACTGGTCTACCAAGGTCGGAAACGTAGGTATCACACAGAAGCTCACCGGCATTCCGACGGGCCGCGACACCACCAAGAAAATTCTGGCAGTTACCCGCACGCATACCGACAGCTTGGATTACTTTGAATTCCATCCGAAGGGCATGCAGCTCGGCAACTGGACCGTTTGCATCGACAATCCGGAAAACAATCAACCGCTTTACTGGCTCGGCGAAACAACCCGCAACTGGTTCTACTTTAGCAAGCAGACCAAGGGCAAGAACCGCTGCGCTACCATGAACGAAATTCGCGACATCGCAAACATCGAAAACACCGAAGCTCCGACGCTTGGATTCCCCTACTGGTCTGACATGATGATCAGCGGCGTCCGCCAGCCGGCCCTCAAGATTCCGGTATTGTTCAAGTACGACGGCATTCCTGACGGCAACGCCATTACGGTGCAAGTCGGCAAGAAATGGGTCGCCGCCGAATACGATTCTGAACCGCGCGAAATCGTGATTGAAGGAGCCCAGCTCCCCGAAGAAGGTTCCTTCACCATCAAGATTGTGGACGAAGCCGGTCACAAGGCAAGCTATAACGTAGACATCCCTGAGATGTAA
- a CDS encoding peptidylprolyl isomerase, with protein sequence MFNQLGKPEAGETIAIMKTNHGTMKLRIFEDIVGECATNFVELAKQGKYDGAPFHRIIKDFMIQGGDFTRRNGTGGHSAKGPGTTIGDKYDPRLTHMRGALSWAKTAMPNSIGSQFFIVHGDNVHFLDHDQVGPGPADGYSVFGQLYEGFEVLDEIAGVKTDRRDAPYEDVIIESVTIEKA encoded by the coding sequence ATGTTCAATCAGTTGGGTAAACCGGAAGCAGGCGAAACCATCGCCATCATGAAGACAAACCACGGCACCATGAAGTTGCGCATTTTCGAAGATATCGTTGGCGAATGCGCTACGAACTTCGTTGAACTCGCCAAGCAGGGCAAGTATGACGGCGCTCCTTTCCACCGCATTATCAAGGACTTCATGATCCAGGGCGGTGACTTTACCCGTAGAAACGGCACGGGTGGCCACTCTGCCAAGGGCCCCGGCACCACGATTGGCGACAAGTATGACCCGCGTCTCACCCACATGCGTGGCGCTCTGAGCTGGGCAAAGACTGCTATGCCGAACTCCATCGGTAGCCAGTTCTTTATTGTTCACGGCGACAACGTGCATTTCTTGGACCACGACCAGGTTGGCCCCGGCCCCGCTGACGGCTACTCTGTATTCGGTCAGCTTTACGAAGGTTTCGAAGTTCTCGACGAAATCGCTGGCGTCAAAACCGACCGCCGCGACGCCCCGTACGAAGACGTGATTATCGAATCCGTGACGATCGAAAAGGCATAA
- the ettA gene encoding energy-dependent translational throttle protein EttA gives MAEQNKAEKFVFYMYKMTKSYPPNKEVLKDISLSFYYGAKIGIIGQNGAGKSTLLRIMAGIDKEFQGEAWIEPGRTAGYLPQEPQLDPNLTVKENVMQAVAKKQAILDRFNEISMKFAEPMEDDEMNKLLDEQAKLQDIIDAQDLWSLDRNIEIAMDALRCPPGDWPVTNLSGGEKRRVALCRLLLEEPDLLLLDEPTNHLDAETVAWLERHLREYKGSVILVTHDRYFLDNVTNWILEIDRGRGIPWEGNYAQWLDQKLERMKNEEKGESDRQKRLAREQEWVKASPKARQAKSKARLKAYEDLLAEDSREQIKVAQIHIANGKRLGDIVIQAEHLQKAFGDKVLFDDLNFSLPRSGIVGIIGPNGAGKTTLFKMIMGQEKPDAGTLKIGETVEIISMEQGRESLDDSKTVWEEITGGNDEIMVGDRKMNGRAYCGLFNFTGAAQQKKLTALSGGERNRVLMAKNLQKPGNVLFLDEPTNDLDIETLQALEQAILKFAGCAVIISHDRWFLDRIATHILAYEGDSKVVWFEGNWSEYEADRRKRLGEDADNPKPIKYKTLTRQ, from the coding sequence ATGGCCGAACAGAATAAAGCAGAAAAATTCGTTTTCTACATGTACAAAATGACCAAGTCCTATCCGCCTAACAAAGAGGTGCTGAAGGACATTTCTTTGAGCTTCTACTATGGCGCAAAGATTGGTATTATCGGCCAGAACGGTGCCGGTAAGTCGACCCTCCTCCGCATCATGGCGGGCATTGACAAGGAATTCCAAGGCGAAGCTTGGATTGAACCGGGTCGCACTGCTGGTTACTTGCCGCAGGAACCGCAGCTTGACCCGAACCTCACCGTCAAGGAAAACGTGATGCAGGCGGTGGCCAAGAAGCAGGCAATTCTTGACCGCTTCAACGAAATCTCCATGAAGTTTGCAGAACCCATGGAAGACGACGAGATGAACAAGCTCCTCGACGAACAGGCAAAACTTCAGGATATCATCGACGCGCAGGACCTGTGGAGCCTTGACCGCAATATCGAAATTGCGATGGATGCTCTCCGCTGCCCGCCGGGCGACTGGCCGGTGACGAACCTTTCCGGTGGTGAAAAGCGCCGCGTGGCCCTCTGCCGCCTGCTCCTCGAAGAACCGGATTTGTTGCTCCTTGACGAACCGACGAACCACTTGGATGCCGAAACGGTTGCCTGGCTCGAACGCCACCTCCGCGAATACAAAGGCTCCGTGATTTTGGTGACCCATGACCGTTACTTCCTCGACAATGTGACGAACTGGATTCTGGAAATCGATCGCGGTCGCGGCATTCCTTGGGAAGGCAATTACGCCCAGTGGCTTGACCAGAAACTTGAACGCATGAAGAACGAAGAAAAGGGCGAATCTGACCGTCAGAAGCGCCTCGCTCGCGAACAGGAATGGGTGAAGGCTTCTCCGAAGGCTCGCCAGGCCAAGAGCAAGGCCCGTTTGAAGGCTTACGAAGACTTGCTCGCCGAAGATTCTCGCGAACAGATCAAGGTGGCCCAGATTCATATTGCAAACGGCAAACGCCTTGGCGATATCGTGATTCAGGCGGAACACTTGCAGAAGGCCTTTGGCGACAAGGTGCTCTTCGACGATTTGAACTTCAGCCTGCCGCGTTCGGGCATCGTGGGTATTATCGGTCCGAACGGTGCGGGTAAGACGACTTTGTTCAAGATGATTATGGGTCAGGAAAAGCCCGATGCCGGTACGCTCAAGATTGGCGAAACCGTCGAAATCATCAGTATGGAACAGGGCCGCGAAAGCCTCGACGATTCCAAGACCGTGTGGGAAGAAATTACCGGCGGTAACGATGAAATCATGGTGGGCGACCGCAAGATGAATGGCCGCGCCTACTGCGGACTCTTTAACTTCACTGGTGCTGCCCAGCAGAAGAAACTCACCGCGCTCTCCGGTGGTGAACGCAACCGCGTGCTCATGGCCAAGAACTTGCAGAAGCCGGGCAACGTGCTGTTCCTCGACGAACCGACGAACGACTTGGACATCGAAACGCTGCAGGCTTTGGAACAGGCTATCCTCAAGTTCGCTGGCTGCGCCGTGATTATCTCCCATGACCGCTGGTTCCTGGACCGTATCGCAACCCACATCCTCGCTTACGAAGGCGATTCCAAGGTGGTGTGGTTCGAAGGCAACTGGAGTGAATACGAAGCCGATCGCCGCAAGCGTCTTGGCGAAGATGCGGACAATCCGAAGCCCATCAAGTACAAGACGCTCACGAGACAGTAA
- a CDS encoding polysaccharide deacetylase family protein, translating to MARKFLLCFHDFSVWNYQKVAPILEELKDLAGGPFSVLVIPDTEKAPSDMVKGFRETLQKLKEDGFELALHGYKHQAEFSQGRSYAGLIGMNLTGGEAEFAGLSEFESSRLLHLGLDAWKELIGDSEKPTAFVPPTWYSNKFLPSQVHAEKMLYEERFALVTAKGKRYASPVASFAGIPDFLIKAAFKFGAFALKIPVGLPRIALHPVDFPARTEKIHDLIRTALNSGRKLSQYRDL from the coding sequence ATGGCTCGCAAATTTCTCTTGTGCTTTCACGATTTCAGCGTCTGGAACTACCAGAAAGTCGCCCCGATTCTTGAAGAACTCAAGGACCTTGCCGGGGGACCTTTCAGCGTGCTTGTCATCCCGGATACCGAAAAGGCCCCGTCCGACATGGTCAAGGGCTTTCGCGAAACACTCCAGAAACTTAAAGAAGACGGATTCGAGCTCGCGCTCCACGGCTACAAGCACCAAGCCGAATTCAGCCAGGGCCGCAGCTACGCAGGCCTTATCGGAATGAACCTGACCGGTGGCGAAGCCGAATTTGCAGGCCTTAGCGAATTTGAATCGAGCAGGCTTTTGCACTTAGGACTAGACGCCTGGAAAGAATTAATCGGAGACTCCGAAAAGCCCACCGCATTTGTTCCGCCGACTTGGTACAGCAACAAGTTCCTGCCGAGCCAGGTACACGCCGAAAAAATGCTCTACGAAGAACGTTTCGCCCTGGTGACCGCCAAAGGCAAGCGCTACGCCTCCCCTGTCGCAAGTTTCGCGGGCATTCCCGACTTTTTGATCAAGGCCGCCTTCAAGTTTGGCGCATTCGCCCTGAAGATTCCTGTCGGGCTCCCCCGCATCGCTCTCCACCCGGTGGATTTCCCTGCCCGGACCGAAAAAATCCACGATTTGATCCGCACCGCCTTGAACAGCGGGCGCAAGCTTTCGCAGTACAGAGACCTGTAA
- a CDS encoding undecaprenyl-diphosphate phosphatase — MLESIILGLLQGLAEFLPISSSGHLVLGHELLGMNEAGMFFDIMLHAGTLLSIFVVFHKKITDIIVGCLRRNPDQLREAGYIILASIPTALIGLGFKDALEGLFENPRAVCVAELFTGLLLFTSQWGATGAKHPDNEGVKMNWWRALVTGTVQGIACIPGISRSGSTISAMMFMGVNRKYAGEFSFLMSIPAVGGAALLDCIKWIKCQSMTPEKALLDPEKALKCADAGGFTPELLVGMVVSFIFGIIALKWLMTFLQKGKFQHFAWYVWAVGILGLIFI, encoded by the coding sequence ATGTTAGAATCTATCATTCTCGGCCTGTTGCAGGGCCTCGCTGAATTCCTCCCCATTTCTAGCTCCGGCCATCTTGTGCTTGGGCACGAACTTTTAGGCATGAACGAAGCGGGCATGTTTTTCGACATCATGCTCCATGCCGGCACATTGCTTTCTATCTTCGTGGTGTTCCACAAGAAGATTACTGACATCATCGTGGGTTGCCTCCGCAGAAATCCGGACCAGCTCCGCGAAGCGGGCTACATTATTTTGGCTAGCATTCCGACGGCTTTGATTGGCCTCGGCTTCAAGGATGCCCTCGAAGGCCTGTTCGAAAATCCGCGTGCCGTGTGCGTCGCCGAACTCTTTACGGGCTTGCTCCTGTTTACCTCGCAGTGGGGCGCAACTGGAGCCAAGCATCCGGATAACGAAGGCGTCAAGATGAACTGGTGGCGTGCACTTGTGACCGGTACTGTGCAGGGCATTGCCTGCATTCCGGGCATCAGCCGCAGCGGTTCTACCATCAGCGCCATGATGTTCATGGGTGTGAACCGCAAGTACGCCGGCGAATTCAGCTTCCTCATGAGCATCCCTGCCGTGGGCGGTGCCGCACTCCTCGACTGCATCAAGTGGATCAAGTGCCAGTCCATGACTCCGGAAAAAGCACTCCTCGACCCGGAAAAGGCTTTGAAGTGTGCCGATGCCGGTGGCTTTACCCCCGAACTTTTGGTGGGCATGGTCGTGTCGTTTATCTTTGGCATTATCGCCCTCAAGTGGCTCATGACCTTCTTGCAGAAGGGCAAGTTCCAGCACTTCGCCTGGTACGTCTGGGCCGTGGGTATCCTCGGACTGATTTTTATTTAA
- the htpG gene encoding molecular chaperone HtpG: protein MATEKMEFQTEVRDMLNLMINSLYSNKEIFLRELVSNAADALDKRRFLSLSNADLLPQGTQLRIDLSVNKEGKRIVVEDNGIGMNKEDLINCLGTIARSGTKNFIKNLKEGDKGSVDLIGQFGVGFYSVFMVAKKVEVLTLKAGETQGYMWSSEGTGEFEISEAPRDKVGTKITLYLKDDEDAEDFASEWKIKDIVQKYSGFVSYGIYFHPEPTKNDKGEIEEKPEERLNEKQALWRQSEKEVTEEQYKDFYNVISHEADEPAAWSHSHAEGSQEFWSLVYIPSKAPFNIWHNDALHGLKLYVKKVFIMDDCKDLLPPWLRFVRGVVDSEDLPLNVSREILQNNKIITNIRKHVIKKVLDTLQNMADKDAAKYNAWWRELGMVLKEGFYMNWEHLDELKKLLRFESTKTEGDALVGLDEYVKRMPEGQKEIYYLIGDKNAVKSNPMLEAFKAKGYEVLLMSDGIDEFMMSSLQEFGDKKFHDIARGDVDFEKTEDEKKAEEENKGIFKGLCEDLQKVLDEDIKEVRVSSRLKDSPCCLVTSEDAMSAQMERMMKAMGQKNLPKSKRILEINPTHPICEMLKKKAEAKEDLGDWPKALYGQALLAEGSPLPNPAEYVAAITKLLTASVK from the coding sequence ATGGCAACAGAGAAGATGGAATTCCAGACCGAAGTTCGCGACATGCTGAACTTGATGATCAACTCCCTTTATAGCAACAAGGAAATCTTCCTCCGCGAACTCGTTTCGAACGCGGCGGACGCCCTGGACAAGCGCCGTTTCCTCTCGCTTTCGAACGCCGACTTGCTTCCGCAGGGCACACAGCTCCGTATCGACCTTTCCGTGAACAAGGAAGGCAAGCGCATCGTCGTGGAAGACAACGGTATCGGCATGAACAAGGAAGACTTGATCAACTGCCTGGGTACCATCGCCCGTAGCGGCACCAAGAACTTCATCAAGAATCTGAAAGAAGGCGACAAGGGCAGCGTCGATCTCATCGGCCAGTTCGGTGTAGGTTTCTACTCCGTGTTCATGGTTGCGAAGAAGGTCGAAGTGTTGACATTGAAGGCCGGCGAAACTCAGGGCTATATGTGGTCCTCCGAAGGTACGGGCGAATTCGAAATTTCCGAAGCCCCGCGCGACAAGGTGGGCACCAAGATTACCTTGTACCTGAAGGATGACGAAGACGCCGAAGACTTTGCCAGCGAATGGAAAATCAAGGACATTGTCCAAAAGTACAGCGGCTTCGTGAGCTACGGCATCTACTTCCACCCGGAACCGACCAAGAACGACAAGGGCGAAATCGAAGAAAAGCCCGAAGAACGCCTGAACGAAAAGCAGGCTCTGTGGCGCCAGAGCGAAAAAGAAGTCACCGAAGAACAGTACAAGGATTTCTACAACGTCATCAGCCACGAAGCCGACGAACCGGCCGCCTGGAGCCACAGCCACGCCGAAGGTTCCCAGGAATTCTGGAGCCTCGTGTACATTCCGTCCAAGGCCCCGTTCAACATCTGGCACAACGACGCATTGCACGGCCTCAAGCTCTATGTGAAGAAAGTCTTTATCATGGATGATTGCAAGGACTTGCTGCCGCCTTGGCTCCGCTTTGTGCGCGGCGTGGTCGATAGCGAAGATTTGCCGCTGAACGTGTCCCGTGAAATCTTGCAGAACAACAAGATCATCACCAACATCCGTAAGCACGTCATTAAGAAGGTGCTCGATACCTTGCAGAACATGGCCGACAAGGATGCTGCTAAGTATAACGCCTGGTGGCGTGAACTCGGTATGGTCCTTAAGGAAGGCTTCTACATGAACTGGGAACATCTTGACGAACTCAAGAAGTTGCTCCGTTTCGAAAGCACCAAGACCGAAGGCGACGCTCTCGTGGGCCTCGACGAATACGTGAAGCGCATGCCCGAAGGCCAGAAGGAAATCTACTACCTCATCGGCGACAAGAATGCCGTGAAGTCCAACCCGATGCTCGAAGCCTTCAAGGCCAAGGGCTACGAAGTCTTGCTCATGAGCGACGGCATCGACGAATTCATGATGTCTAGCCTCCAGGAATTCGGCGACAAGAAGTTCCACGACATCGCCCGCGGCGATGTGGACTTCGAAAAGACCGAAGACGAAAAGAAGGCCGAAGAAGAAAACAAGGGCATCTTCAAGGGCCTCTGCGAAGACTTGCAGAAGGTCTTGGACGAAGACATCAAGGAAGTCCGCGTGTCTAGCCGCCTGAAGGATAGCCCCTGCTGCCTCGTGACCAGCGAAGACGCCATGAGCGCTCAGATGGAACGCATGATGAAAGCCATGGGCCAGAAGAACTTGCCGAAGAGCAAGCGCATTCTGGAAATCAACCCGACGCACCCGATTTGCGAAATGCTCAAGAAGAAAGCCGAAGCCAAGGAAGATCTTGGCGATTGGCCGAAGGCGCTCTACGGTCAGGCTCTGCTTGCCGAAGGCTCTCCGCTCCCGAACCCGGCTGAATACGTCGCCGCGATTACCAAGTTGCTGACTGCAAGCGTGAAGTAA